CATGATCCGGTAAACGATGGACAGCCCCAAGCCAGTTCCCTCGGGCTTAGTGGTGAAGAATGGGTCAAAGACCCGGCCCAGGTTCTCCGGGGCAATGCCGCAGCCGCTATCGGTCACGCTCACCTCCACAAACAGGCTCTCCTGCAGCAGGGTGGGCAATACGCCCCGGCGGCGGTCGATGGCCCTCAGGGTGGTCCACACCGGCTTAGCCGCAATGTGAATGGTCCCGCGCTCCTCGATGGCGTCCACGGCGTTGAGCAGCAGATTGAGAAAGACCTGCTGGATCTGGTCAAAGTCGACAAAGACAGGGGGCAAATCATCGGCGTACGAGGTGAACAGCTCAATGCCCTTGCTGCGCATCTTCTGCCCCACCAGAGCAACCACCTCCTGCACGATGTCCTGCAGGCGATGCGGCCGCCGCATGGGTGGCTGCGGGCGGGCAAACGAAAAGAAGGTCCTCAACAGCGCGTCAAGCCGGTCCACCTGGCGCACGATGCGTTCCAGGTACTCGCGGCGGTGGTCGTCCGCGTCGCTCTCCTCCTGCAGCGACTGAGCCATCGTCTTGATGCCGGCCAGCGGGTTCTTGATTTCGTGGGCGATGCCTGAGGCCAATACCCCTAACGAAGCCAGCCGGTCCATCTTGATCATCTCGGCCTGCAGACGCTTGATCTCAGAGATGTCACGAAAGGAAATGATGGTACCCACCCGCTGGTTGTTGTCGTCCAGCCGCGGCGCCACCGAGAAGCCAATGTGCACCGGCTTGCCACTCTTGGTGGGCACAATGAGCTCGCGGTTCCACAGCGAATGCCCGGGGCCGACGATGTTGGGGAGAATCTTCAGGCAATCCTCTTTGGGCAAAATCTCCTCCAGCGGCCGGCCAGTGACCTCCCGGGCCTTGTAGCCGAGGATCTCCTCAGCCGCGGGGTTGAAGGAGGTGATGCGATTCTCCAGGTCGAGCGTGATGAGCCCGGCCTGCATGCTCTGGATGATGCTCTCGTTAAAGTTCTTGAGCTCGACGATCTCCTGTTCCAGTTGCTTGCGCTGCGTAGTGTCGCGGGCGATGCCAGCCACGCCAGCAATCTGTCCCCTTTCGAAAATGGGGTTGATGTTTGCTGAAAAGTAGCGCACCTGACCATCGGCGCAGCGGATGCGCATTTCGAAAATCTTCGCTCGCCCCTGGAGCGTCTCTTCCAGGTTGTGAGCGGTCTCGGCCCGGTCCTCAGGGACGACCACGTCCACTAGGCGCTGTCCCAACCAGTCCTCGCGGTGGAAGCCGGTGAGCGACGTGACCTGGCGGTTCAAGAAGCGGAAACGACCCTCGGCATCCAGGGTGAAGATCAAGTCATTGACGCTCTCGATGAGCTCTTGATACTCGTACTGCGTGCGCCGCAGCCTCCGCCGCATCCCCTGGGCGCGTGATTCTGCCCGACGGGACTGCACCACCGCCTCCAGCACCGTGCGCAATTCTTGCGGGCCGACCTCCTGCGGCAACAGGGCGTCGACGCCCATGCCAAAAAGGGATTCGCGTTCTTCGGCTGGGAGCAACGGATCGGAGAGAACAATCACCGGTGGGTGCTCTTGCGCAAGCGCATGCAGCGCGCGCAGCACCTCTTTTGCCCCGCCAGAGGTCGCCGATTCCACCACGACCAGCGTGGGCCCCTCTCGGGCAACTGCTTGCAGCGCCAAGGTCGGGTCAGCAAAACACTCGACCTCGCCCCCCAGCACGGCCGAGAGCTGGCAGCGCTCCGGCCGCGGCGAAATAACCACGACCTTGTCCTCAGCAAGCAAGGGCAGCTCGTCTTTGCGCACGCTTGCCGCCGCTGCGCTCAGATGCACAGGCGTTTCCCCTTCCTTCACAGCCACCTCACGCAGACTGCCCTTGCCACGCGCGGAAGACTTTCACAACACCTCGCCAAGGCCGGCGCACCTACGCTCATGGTGTCTGACCTGCCATGCCAAAGCCGAACGGGTTCTTACCAGGTCCGCCGTTACCACCCTGTGCGGCAGCCATCATGCGCAACAGACTGCGGCAGCGGTTGTAGATTGCGGAAAGGTCGAGCCGCTGGTCTTCGGAAAGGCCACACGGCTGTCGTTCAAGCACCGCCTTAGTCAAACCGGCAATGGTGCTAATGGACTCCTCCAACTCCTCTGCGGGTACTGGCGACACCGGTTTGGCCGGCGCCTGCGGCACCCGCCCGAAGCGCTTCTCGTAGCGACTGCGGCGAATAAGGTTGTCGACGATGTTGAGGAGCTCGTGGCGGCCAAAAGGCTTCACCAGAAACGCCAACACCCCCATGCCGAAGAAGCGCTCGGCCCGCCCGTAGAATTCCGCCCGGGCGGTCAGCATGAGGATCGGCACCGTGCTCCATTTGGCATAGTTGGGGTCATAGCGGATGATCTCCACAAACTCCTCACCGTCAAAGTCGGGCAATGCAAAATCCAGGATGATGATATCGGGGTTCACTTCGCGCAGCTTGCGCAGCCCCTCTTCGGCAGTCTCGGCAATGCGCAGGTCATAGACGGGGTCGCCAAACACCCTCTTTGCCAACCGTTGCATTTCCGGGTCGTCGTCAATGAGGAGGATAAGATCCTTTCCCATGTGCGCCTCTCTCCCTGGTAGAGATGCCAGAAAGAGGTCCTCCCGCGCCCGTCACCCAATCCGTCTCACTCTTTCTGCTCGACAGCCGTCAGCTCCTTTACTCCTGCCACGGGGAAGGTGATCACAAACGTGGTCCCTTCCCCCACCTTGCTGCTCACACTGATGGTGCCCCCATGCACTTCCACGATCTGCTTCACCAACGAAAGACCCAAACCCGAGCCGGTGACCTCGCGCACCCTCTGGTCTTCGGTCACCCGGTAGAACTTGTCAAAGATATGCGGCAGGGCCTTTTCTGGAATGCCATAGCCCTGGTCGATCACCGCCACCTGCACGGCGCGGGGCGTGCCAGTCACGCGCACCTCCACCTCCGTGTTCGGTGGGCTGTACTTGATGGCGTTGGAAATGAGATTGAGCAGCACTTGGTCGATCATCCCCGGATCGGCCAGTACTTCCGGCAACTCCTCCGCCACCGTAGCGCGCAGGTTTATGCCCTTGCGCTGCGCCACCGGTGCATTGGTGACCACTGCGGTCCTTGCCGCATCGCCCAGGTGCAACGGCACCTTTTTGGGCTGCACTTTCCCGGACTCGATGCGGGAAATGTCTAAGAACTTGTTGATGAGGTCGCTCAGGCGATTGGACTCTTTGAGAATGATGCCCGCGTACTCCATCGCCTGCGCCTTGGTGGTGCCGCGGTCAAGGAGCAGCTCGCTAAAGCCCGAGATGGACGTCAGGGGCGAGCGGAGCTCGTGGGCCACCATGGAGACCAGCTCGGTCTTCATGCGGTCGATCTCCTTCTCTCGGGAGATATCCCGGAGGATGGTCACGGTGCCGATGGGCGTGCGGTCCTCTTGAAAGACACGAGCCGCCTTGGCGGCCAAGGTGCGCTCTTTCCACTCCCCAGGGGGCTTGACGGTGATTTCTACCGGCGGGCCCTCTCCCTGGGCGCCGTCCCCTGCCTTCCTGATCAGGTTGAGCAGCCTGCGGTTCTTGATGAAGCGTCCGATGGGCCGCTCCAGCAAGTCTTCTTCTTTGACGCCAAACCATCTCTCGGCGGCGTTGTTGAATACCAACACCCGCTCTTGCGGGTCGGTGACAATGACCCCGTCCGCGATGTTGCGGATGATGGTGCTGGTCTTGCTCCGCTCGGCGATAATCTGGCTCAGGTTCATCTCGTTGAGCCGGCGGAGTTCGGTGGTCATGTAGTTGAACAGCTTGGCCAATCGCCCGATCTCGCCGCCCGAGTCGACTTCGATGCGGTGGGAGAAGTTGCCGCGGGCAATCTCCGTGGCGCCCTCAGCAAGCCTCGCCAAGGGCTGCGACACCGCCCGCGTCAGGCGCCGGGCAGCCAACCAGCCGGCGCCCGCCACCAAAAGCAGACCGGCAATGGCCGCGGCCAGCACCCCGCCCGCACTCACCGCACTGGAGCGCAAGAACACCACCACCACGACTAAGAGAATGGGCACCGCCCCTGCCGCCAGCAAGGCCATGTAGAGCCAACGGAAGAGTGTGCCATTTGTCGAGCGTCGTTGTGGTACCATAGTCGCGGGCGACTCAATCGTGCATGACCACGCGGTTCCGTCCCTCTGCCTTTGCCCGGTACAGCCGGCGGTCAGCCGCGGCGATGAGCTCTTCCGCCGTGTGCCCGTCCTCGGGATACGTGGCCACACCCATGCTGATGGTCAACTTGCCCTGTGGCTGCTGTTCGCGGTAGGCAAAGGGGAATTCCTCAACCAGCCCCTGCAGCTTCCGGGCCACTACACCGCTTGCCTGCCGGGGCGTCTGCACCAGAATCAAGGCAAACTCCTCACCGCCATAACGGGCCGCCACATCGATCTTGCGCACATTGTCGCGCAGCAGGCGCGCCAGCTCCTTCAGCACCTTATCCCCGGCCAAATGGCCGTGCGTGTCGTTGTAGAGCTTGAAATGGTCGATGTCCAACATGATGAGCGAAAAGCAGTCTTTGTGGCGCGCTGCACGGTCGACCTCGTGGGTGAGCTGCTCTTTGAAGTAGCGATAGTTGTAAAGACCGGTGAGGCCATCGGTGATGGCCATCTCGCGCAGCTGCGCCTCCATGGCCTGGAGCTGGCGAACCTTGTGCTCGAGCTGGTCGTGGAGCTGCTTGATGCGTAGCAACGACTTGACCCGCACCAACAGTTCCAGTTTGTTGAAAGGCTTGGTCACAAAGTCGTCTGCGCCAGCTTCCATGCCGCGCACCTTGTACTCCACCTCGTCGAGCGCGGTCACCATAATCACCGGCACAAAATCGGTGGCGGTGCTGGCCTTCAGCCGGCGGCAGACCTCGAAGCCGTCCATGTCCGGCATCACCACGTCCAGGAGCACTAGGTCGGGGGCCTCCTGGTCCACAATGTCGAGGGCCTCGGGGCCGCTGTGTGCCACGAGCACCTCATACCCTTGGGAAGAGAGGTGGCTTTTGAGCAACTCGACGTTAGCGGCCACGTCGTCGACGACGAGAATGCGCGGCTTGTGAGCTCGGTCCTTCACCAGAGAACACCTGCGGTGTCCTGCGCGCGGGAGTACAGTGAGATGAGCGTGGGCGCTATGCTGCCCCTGGTCGGTAGCAGATGTTCCCCATGCGTGCCGCACGTGCCTCATCTAAGCGGCTGACCGGCGTCGTCTGCGGGGCCCGTCTGGGCAGCTCCGGATCCTGCTCTGCCTCCTGAGCGATCTGCAGCATCGCCTCCGCAAAGGCATCTAAGGTCTGCTTCGACTCCGTCTCCGTGGGCTCGATCATCAGCGCCTCATGCACGATGAGCGGAAAGTACACCGTCGGCGCATGAAAACCCAGATCCAGAAGCCGCTTGGCGATATCTAAAGTCTTCACCCCTTTGGCCTTCTGCCGATCCCCGGACAGCACAAACTCGTGCATGGCCGGCCCAGGGTAGGGCAACTCGTACGCCTCGCGCAGCTTTGCCAAAAGATAGTTGGCGTTGATGACCGCACCTTCGCTGACCCGCCGCAGGCCAGCCGCACCCAGCATGCGAATGTAAGTGTACGCCTTGACCATCACGCCAAAGTTGCCATAGAAGGCGTGCACCCTGCCGATGCTCTCCGGACAGCTGTCCTCCAAGTAGAAGCGGCCATCTCGCACCCCAATCCAGGGGCGCGGCAGGAAGGGCAGCAGGAACTCCTTCACACCGACCGGTCCTGCGCCAGGTCCACCGCCGCCATGAGGCGTGGAGAAGGTCTTGTGCAGGTTAAAGTGCATCACGTCGATGCCCATGTCGCCTGGGCGCACGATGCCCAACAGGGCGTTGAGGTTTGCCCCGTCCATGTACATCAGCCCGCCCACCTCGTGCACCATGCGGGCCATCTCCTCCACCTGCGACTCGAAAAGGCCGAGGGTGTTGGGATTGGTGAGCATCAAAGCCGCGGTGTTCTCGTCCAGCACCGCGCGCAGAGATTTCAGGTCCACCCGTCCGTCCGGGCCAGAGCACACCTGCACCGGCTTGTAGCCGGAGATGGTCACGCTTGCCGGGTTGGTGCCGTGCGCCGAATCGGGGATCACCACCGTGGTGCGAGGATTCCCCTGGCGCTCATGATAGGCCCTGATAACCATGAGGCCGGTGAGCTCCCCATGCGCGCCTGCCGATGGCTGGAGCGACACCCCCTGGAAGCCACCGATCTCGCACAGGTAGCCTGCCAGTTCGTGCATGAGACGCAGCGCCCCCTGCACGGTCGCGACAGGCTGCAACGGGTGAACGTCCGTGAAGCCAGGCAGCCGCGCCACGTTCTCGTTCACCTTGGGATTGTACTTCATGGTGCACGAGCCGAGGGGGTAGAAGCCCTTGTCCACATGGTAGTTCATCACCGACAAGGCGACAAAGTGGCGGACCACCTCCACTTCGCTCAACTGCGGCAACTGCGGGGCCTGTTGGCGGATGAACTCCGGCGGCAATAAGCCATCTAAAGACTTTTCAGGCACATCCAGTGCCGGCAGCGAGACGCCCATTTGCCCTTCGCGACTCTGTTCGAAGATCAACGGTACCGGCATATTCACCTGTTGCTCATGATGATAGCTGAGAACCTTGCCCATTTGAACGCCGATTAAGGTACAACTTAATGCCTAAAATGTCAAGGCCTTTTTGGGCGGAGCCCGAGGAGCTCAGGAGTGAGCTACGGCCGCTTGGCACAGCGATTTGGGCGGGGCGACGGAGAGACTAGGCACTTGGGATTCGGCGCACTGCATTAGGCTCCTATTGAGATTTTTTCCAGGCTGTGGCGGAATCTCACGCGAAACTTGCGCACCATGTGATGCGGGTGGTACGACTCCTTGGCCCTACGCAGCCCAGGGTCGCCGAGGTCCTGCTCGCGGTTGACAAATGGCACCTCTGGCCAGAGATGGGCACACGCCTGCTGGTTGATGAGGGCAAAGAGCGGGGGAATGGCGGGATTGGCCTTCTCCAGGTGGACCACCGCCGTCTCGGCGTTGAGAAGCTCCCCAAGGGCAAACGCCTCCACTTTGCCGTCGATGAGCACCACGCCACCCTGAGCGCGCAGGTCGCGGAAGTGCCGCAACGCCTCACGCACCGCATCCCATTCGTCCACCAGGCCCAAATCGTCGCAGCAGCGCCGGGCAGCACACCATCTGCTTGCTACCTCCAAGCACGCCTGCACGTGCCGCTCCTCCAGGGGCTCGTACGTGGGACTAAACTCGCGCAGCGCGCGATTCACGTGGTTGCGCTTGCTGTGGTACTTTCTCCCGGCCAGTTGAATGAG
Above is a genomic segment from Calditrichota bacterium containing:
- a CDS encoding PAS domain S-box protein yields the protein MKEGETPVHLSAAAASVRKDELPLLAEDKVVVISPRPERCQLSAVLGGEVECFADPTLALQAVAREGPTLVVVESATSGGAKEVLRALHALAQEHPPVIVLSDPLLPAEERESLFGMGVDALLPQEVGPQELRTVLEAVVQSRRAESRAQGMRRRLRRTQYEYQELIESVNDLIFTLDAEGRFRFLNRQVTSLTGFHREDWLGQRLVDVVVPEDRAETAHNLEETLQGRAKIFEMRIRCADGQVRYFSANINPIFERGQIAGVAGIARDTTQRKQLEQEIVELKNFNESIIQSMQAGLITLDLENRITSFNPAAEEILGYKAREVTGRPLEEILPKEDCLKILPNIVGPGHSLWNRELIVPTKSGKPVHIGFSVAPRLDDNNQRVGTIISFRDISEIKRLQAEMIKMDRLASLGVLASGIAHEIKNPLAGIKTMAQSLQEESDADDHRREYLERIVRQVDRLDALLRTFFSFARPQPPMRRPHRLQDIVQEVVALVGQKMRSKGIELFTSYADDLPPVFVDFDQIQQVFLNLLLNAVDAIEERGTIHIAAKPVWTTLRAIDRRRGVLPTLLQESLFVEVSVTDSGCGIAPENLGRVFDPFFTTKPEGTGLGLSIVYRIMNEHGGEIRVESEKGKGTTFTLLIPTEG
- a CDS encoding response regulator; this translates as MGKDLILLIDDDPEMQRLAKRVFGDPVYDLRIAETAEEGLRKLREVNPDIIILDFALPDFDGEEFVEIIRYDPNYAKWSTVPILMLTARAEFYGRAERFFGMGVLAFLVKPFGRHELLNIVDNLIRRSRYEKRFGRVPQAPAKPVSPVPAEELEESISTIAGLTKAVLERQPCGLSEDQRLDLSAIYNRCRSLLRMMAAAQGGNGGPGKNPFGFGMAGQTP
- a CDS encoding HAMP domain-containing protein, translating into MVPQRRSTNGTLFRWLYMALLAAGAVPILLVVVVVFLRSSAVSAGGVLAAAIAGLLLVAGAGWLAARRLTRAVSQPLARLAEGATEIARGNFSHRIEVDSGGEIGRLAKLFNYMTTELRRLNEMNLSQIIAERSKTSTIIRNIADGVIVTDPQERVLVFNNAAERWFGVKEEDLLERPIGRFIKNRRLLNLIRKAGDGAQGEGPPVEITVKPPGEWKERTLAAKAARVFQEDRTPIGTVTILRDISREKEIDRMKTELVSMVAHELRSPLTSISGFSELLLDRGTTKAQAMEYAGIILKESNRLSDLINKFLDISRIESGKVQPKKVPLHLGDAARTAVVTNAPVAQRKGINLRATVAEELPEVLADPGMIDQVLLNLISNAIKYSPPNTEVEVRVTGTPRAVQVAVIDQGYGIPEKALPHIFDKFYRVTEDQRVREVTGSGLGLSLVKQIVEVHGGTISVSSKVGEGTTFVITFPVAGVKELTAVEQKE
- a CDS encoding diguanylate cyclase, whose translation is MKDRAHKPRILVVDDVAANVELLKSHLSSQGYEVLVAHSGPEALDIVDQEAPDLVLLDVVMPDMDGFEVCRRLKASTATDFVPVIMVTALDEVEYKVRGMEAGADDFVTKPFNKLELLVRVKSLLRIKQLHDQLEHKVRQLQAMEAQLREMAITDGLTGLYNYRYFKEQLTHEVDRAARHKDCFSLIMLDIDHFKLYNDTHGHLAGDKVLKELARLLRDNVRKIDVAARYGGEEFALILVQTPRQASGVVARKLQGLVEEFPFAYREQQPQGKLTISMGVATYPEDGHTAEELIAAADRRLYRAKAEGRNRVVMHD
- the gcvPB gene encoding aminomethyl-transferring glycine dehydrogenase subunit GcvPB, with translation MPVPLIFEQSREGQMGVSLPALDVPEKSLDGLLPPEFIRQQAPQLPQLSEVEVVRHFVALSVMNYHVDKGFYPLGSCTMKYNPKVNENVARLPGFTDVHPLQPVATVQGALRLMHELAGYLCEIGGFQGVSLQPSAGAHGELTGLMVIRAYHERQGNPRTTVVIPDSAHGTNPASVTISGYKPVQVCSGPDGRVDLKSLRAVLDENTAALMLTNPNTLGLFESQVEEMARMVHEVGGLMYMDGANLNALLGIVRPGDMGIDVMHFNLHKTFSTPHGGGGPGAGPVGVKEFLLPFLPRPWIGVRDGRFYLEDSCPESIGRVHAFYGNFGVMVKAYTYIRMLGAAGLRRVSEGAVINANYLLAKLREAYELPYPGPAMHEFVLSGDRQKAKGVKTLDIAKRLLDLGFHAPTVYFPLIVHEALMIEPTETESKQTLDAFAEAMLQIAQEAEQDPELPRRAPQTTPVSRLDEARAARMGNICYRPGAA
- a CDS encoding DUF2156 domain-containing protein, encoding MPPAFPTFKPLELQDRSVVEELLWRSQPQASEYTFTNLFIWRWRYQVSWAQLGEWLLFLCRDRDGSPYGLQPIGPRPEAAVVREFLSWLGTQVSPRAARLERVEESWAQVAAEDGDLLAEPDRDQFDYVYLTQDLIQLAGRKYHSKRNHVNRALREFSPTYEPLEERHVQACLEVASRWCAARRCCDDLGLVDEWDAVREALRHFRDLRAQGGVVLIDGKVEAFALGELLNAETAVVHLEKANPAIPPLFALINQQACAHLWPEVPFVNREQDLGDPGLRRAKESYHPHHMVRKFRVRFRHSLEKISIGA